The Novosphingobium humi DNA window GTTATACCGCCGCGCGCCAATGGGGCAAAGTGGCCGGGACGGACCGCTGAAGCTTGCCCGTTTCCCGCGACATAGTATGACGCCTGCAACGCAAACAGTTTCAGGCAGACACTTCCATGGCAACGACCATCTTTGTCCTCAACGGCCCTAATCTCAATCTGCTGGGCACGCGTGAGCCGGAAATCTATGGCCGCGACACGCTGGCTGATATTGACGCCCGCCTTGCCGCGCGGGCCGAAGAACTGGGCGTTGCCGTGGATTGCCGCCAGTCGAACCATGAAGGCGATCTGGTGGACTGGCTGCACGAGGCCCGCGCGACCGGCGCCAAGGCGGTGCTGCTGAATGCCGGAGCGTATACGCATACGTCGGTCGCGCTGCATGATGCGATCAAGGCGATCCAACTGCCCGTGATCGAGGTTCACCTTTCCAATCCCCACACGCGCGAGGAATTCCGCCACAAAAGCTATATCGGCATGGCCGCCAAAGGCACCGTCGCCGGGTTTGGGGCAAAATCCTATCTGATCGCGCTGGATGCGGCTTTGATCCTGTAAAATCGCCCGGAATCTGGCCCTGCGGGTGGTTCACCTCTGGTAAACGCCCGGTTTCCCCTTGCCTGACAACGGCCGTAGGGATAGGGGCCATGCCTGATAAACCATCGCCAAGGGGATTTCATGGGCGACAAAACTGAAACGGGCCGCGACATCCAATCCGGCATGAACGTCGATGCTGCGCTGGTGCGCGAGTTGGCGGTGCTGCTGGGCGATACGGGCCTGACCGAAATCGAAGTGGCCGATGGCGGCCGCAAAATCCGCGTCGCGCGCAACGTGACGGTTGCTGCGGCCGCTCCGGCCTATGCGCCTGCGATGCCTCTGGCACCGGCGGCCGCGCCGGCTGCGGCGGCTGCGCCCGCTCCTGCTGCGGTGGCCCCGGCTGCTGCTCCTGCCGCCGTCGAAGGCACGCAGGTCAAATCGCCGATGGTCGGCACCGCTTATCTGGCACCCGAACCCGGCGCGCCCGATTTCATCTCCATCGGCAAGGCGGTCAAGGCGGGTGACACCCTGCTGATCGTGGAAGCGATGAAGGTGATGAACCCGATCACCGCCCCCGTGGCCGGCACGATCAAGGCGATCAGCATCGAAAACGGGCAGCCGGTCGAATTTGACCAGCCGCTGGTTGTGATCGGCTGATAGAATTATGGCCATCAAACGCATCCTGATCGCCAATCGCGGCGAAATCGCTCTGCGCATCCATCGCGCGGCGCGGGAAATGGGCATTGAAACGGTGGCTGTGCATTCGACGGCGGACGCCGATGCGATGCATGTGCGGTTGGCCGACCATGCGGTCTGCATCGGCCCGCCCGCGGCCAAGGACAGCTATCTCAACGTGGCGGCGATCATCAGCGCGGCGGAAATCACCGGCGCCGATGCGATCCACCCGGGCTATGGCTTCCTTTCGGAAAACGCCCGCTTTGCCGAAATCGTCGAGGCGCATGGCCTGATCTGGATCGGGCCCAAGCCTGAACACATCCGCACCATGGGTGACAAGGTCGAAGCCAAGCGTACCGCTGGCGCTCTGGGCCTGCCGCTGGTGCCGGGCTCGGACGGCGCGGTTTCGGAAATCGAAGACGCCAAGCGTATCGCCGAAG harbors:
- the aroQ gene encoding type II 3-dehydroquinate dehydratase; this translates as MATTIFVLNGPNLNLLGTREPEIYGRDTLADIDARLAARAEELGVAVDCRQSNHEGDLVDWLHEARATGAKAVLLNAGAYTHTSVALHDAIKAIQLPVIEVHLSNPHTREEFRHKSYIGMAAKGTVAGFGAKSYLIALDAALIL
- the accB gene encoding acetyl-CoA carboxylase biotin carboxyl carrier protein, translating into MGDKTETGRDIQSGMNVDAALVRELAVLLGDTGLTEIEVADGGRKIRVARNVTVAAAAPAYAPAMPLAPAAAPAAAAAPAPAAVAPAAAPAAVEGTQVKSPMVGTAYLAPEPGAPDFISIGKAVKAGDTLLIVEAMKVMNPITAPVAGTIKAISIENGQPVEFDQPLVVIG